The segment AATACAGCAGTTTTAACAAGTGGTGAGCCAACAACGGATTTAGCAATTTTACGTGCCTCCTCGTCTGACACAGCCCCTTCAACTTCTACTTCAATTAGCTTTGTTGCACCTTCGCCATCTTTTGCAATCATTTTTGCTAAATCTTCTGCTACTGTTTTCAATGTATAGTAGAAATGATGCCAATCTGGATGTTCAGGTGTTAGCGTAGCATTGCCCGCTAAGCCATTTGCCAAAACAACAACCGTATCATTTGTAGATGTATCTCCATCCACTGTAATCGCATTAAATGTTAAATTCGTAATATCAACAAGTGTTTTTTGTAAAACATCTGTTTCAATATTGGCATCTGTTGTAATAAAACCAAGCATCGTTGCCATATTCGGCTCAATCATGCCTGACCCTTTGGCTACACCAGCAATAATCACTTCTTTGCCATCCACAGTCGTACTGTAGCTTGTGTTTTTCATCACCGTATCTGTTGTTAAAATAGCCTGTGCAAAATCAATGGCACTTTCTAAACTATCCTTTGGCTCTAGCTTTTGAATACCTGCTGTTACTGGTTCCATCTTCATGATTTCCCCAATTACGCCTGTTGAGCAAACCCCTACTAAATTTGCGGCAATCCCTAATTTTTCAGCCGTGAGTTGTTGCATTGCTTGTGCATCTTGCAAGCCTTGTTTACCCGTGCAGGCATTTGCATTACCAGAATTCACAATCATCGCCTGCATTTTTTGTGTTGTGTAAACCACTTCTTTGGTTACTTTTAATGGTGCTGCCTGCACAGCATTTGTTGTAAAAACACCTGCAACACTAGCTGGAACATCACTTACTAAAAGCGCTAAATCCTTTTTTTTATGCTTTAAACCGCAGTGTAATCCTGCTGCCTTAAAGCCTTTTGGTGAAACAATATTTTTACTTGATAATTTTTTCATACTATTTGTGGATGTCGTCATGGTCATTCCATTTCCTCCTTCAATTGAAAAATCACAGTTGCTAAATAAAGAACGGTACAACATCTAGTCCTGTTGTTTGTGGTAAATCAAACTGAACGTTCATATTTTGGATTGCTTGTCCCGCTGCGCCCTTCACAAGGTTATCAATAACACTAACAATTGTGGCACGGTTTGTACGGCTATCCACTTTCACTAAAATATCGCAATAATTAGAGCCCTTTACACGATTAGTTGCTAAGCTATTACTATCTGTTACAACTCGAACAAATGGATGTTTTTCATAGGCTGTCTGTAAGCAAGCCACTAATTGTTCCTCAGTAATACCCGGTAAGACAGGTGCATAGGTTGTTGCTAAAATTCCCCGCGTCATCGGCACTAAATGTGTATTAAATGTAATGGTTGTATCTACATCCGCAAACATCGAAATAGCCTGTTCAATTTCAGGGATATGCTGATGCGTATTCATTTTATAAATCGAAAAGTTCTCATTTGTTTCACTAAAATGCGTTGCTTGTGATGGCTTATTACCAGCTCCTGAAATACCACTTTTTGCGTCAATGACTAAAAAGTTTGGATCAATTAGCTGTTCTTTTAATAATGGTAGCAATGCTAATAACACAGCCGTTGGGTAGCAGCCTGGATTTGCAATTAATGTTGCCTGCTGTATCGATGCTGTATTCCACTCTGTTAGACCGTAAACACTTTGCTGAATGCTTGTTAATGGTGCAGCTTTTTTGCCATACCACGTTTCATAGCTTGTAGGGTCCTTTAATCGGAAATCACCAGACAAATCAATTAGTTTAGGTCCTTTGCCTACTAATGGTGGTAATAGCTCACTTGTTACCCCTGAAGGTGTACTTGTAAACACAACATCATATTGCGTTAAAATATCATAATCAATTTTTTGTAATGGTGTATCAGCAATTTGGACAAGGTGCCCAAACTTGGAGGAAAAAACAACACCCTCTTCAGAAGATGTAAATAGCTCAATTTGCTCTACAGCTGAATGATTATGTAAAAATCGAATAAGCTCCAATCCACCATATCCTGTTGCTCCAACAATACCTACTTTCAATGCGCTCACCTCTGAAATAAGTTAAAAATAGTATACGTCTGCATAAATATTAAGTCAACTGAATTTTTATTTAATCTATATTTTTTTCTTAAACGATACCGCTTTCTTTTATAGCATTGTATGTTTACAAAAATAAGGCAAGAATTCTTTCGCTTATCGAATGAATTCTTGCCTTCTTTTTATGCATCTATTGTATAAATATCAATCTCTTTCTTAATCTTCCATTGTTGATAAATCGCCTGTTGGTAAATTTAATTCCCACGCCTTTAATACACGACGCATAATTTTCCCACTACGTGTTTTCGGCAGCTTGTCTTTAAATTCAATTTCTCGTGGCGCTGCATGTGCCGATAAGCCCTTCTTCACAAAATCCCTTATATCTTCAATCAATGCCTCAGAAGGTTCAACCCCTTCACGCAATGCTACAAAGGCTTTAATAATTTCTCCGCGCACTGGATCTGGCTTACCAATGACACCCGCTTCTATTACATCTGGATGTTCAAGTAGCTTACTTTCTACCTCAAATGGTCCTACACGCTCACCAGCCGTCATAATAACATCATCTACACGTCCCTGGAACCAGAAGTAGCCATCCTCATCCATATAAGCAGAATCGCCAGATACATACCATTCACCTTTTAAGAAATAGGATTCATAGCGCTCTGGATTGCCCCAAATTTGGCGCATCATCGCTGGCCAGCCTCGACGAATCGCTAAGTTCCCCATTGTAAATGGAGGTACTTCCTCACCCGTATCATCAACAATCGTTGCATAAATACCTGGGAGCGGTTTCCCCATGGAGCCTGGCTTAATATCCATTGAAGGATAGTTACAAATCATATGTGCCCCTGTTTCTGTCATCCACCATGTATCATGTATACGATGTCCTAGCTCCTCTACTCCCCAGCGAATTACTTCTGGATTTAATGGCTCACCTACTGATAAAACATGTCGTAGCGACGATAAATCATAGCTTTCAAGTAAGCCGCTGCCTGCACCCATCAGCATACGGAACGCTGTTGGCGCGCTATACCACACCGTTACACTATAATCCTCAATAGCTTGATACCATGCTTGCGGTGAAAATCTGCCACCAACAATTAACATTGTTACACCATTTAGCCATGGGCCGAAAATACCGTAGGCTGTGCCTGTTACCCAGCCAGGATCGGCTGTGCACCAGTAAATATCATCATCACGTAAATCAAGCACCCACTGTGTTGATTGATATTGCTGAATCATTGCATTATGAACATGCAATACCCCTTTCGGCGCACCTGTTGAACCAGATGTATAATGAAGAATCATCCCATCTTCTCGATCTACCCATTCAATATCAAACTGGCTTGAAGCCTTATTTAAATGTTTCTTAAAATCTAATATTTGCTCTGTTTCTTCTATTCCTTCACCTACTAAAAATACACGTTCTAATTTTGGTAATTTAGCTAAAGGTACACGCTCAAGTAGCTCTGGTGTTGTAACGATTGCTTTTGCCTCACTATCTGCCAGTCGATCATAGACAGCGCCTTCCATAAAAGCCTCAAATAACGGGCCAACAATAACGCCCATTTTCAATGCACCTAATAATGAAAAATAAAGTTCAGGTGAACGTGGCATAAAAATAAATAGACGATCACCTTTTTGTAGATTCGTAGTTGCTTTAAAAACATTTGCCGCTTTATTTGTTTGCTTTTTCATGTCGTTAAAAGAGTATGCCTCTTTACGTTGCCCGTCATTAAAATAAAGCGCGATCTTATTTTTTCGATACGTTTCTGTATGGCGATCAATTGCCTCATACGCCATATTCACTAAACCTGTTTCAAACCAGCTAAATGCCTTTTCTGTATCAGCCCAATTATGTGTTTGTGCGACTTCCTCATAATTTGTTAGGTGGTGCTGACCAGGTAAAGCGGCTAACTTCTCCTTCATTTTCATCCCCATAAAACTACCCCTTTCTTTACATTCACCTTTGACGCTAGCCATAAATAACAATAATCCCCTCTATTGCCTTATGATTGACGTCAAAGAAAATAATGATGCAGCATTTGTTATATAACAGTTTAGAATAGTGAAAACAATTAAAACGTCGTTTACACTACTTTCATCTGTTAAATAACAGAAGCAATATAATACTATTTTACACGAATTCAGATGGAATGTCCTAATATTTTTATTTTTCCAAAAATATAGGTATATTTTGCAAAAATAAGCGTTTTTCCGCAAGAAATCAGCTATAATGTAATTATTAAAATCAGGTGGTGTAATTATGGAACATAAAAAAACTTTTTTTTCTGTCACAAAGGAAACAAAGCATGGTACTGTTTATGTGGAAGGACCTGTTCCTCCAGAAAAATTAGCTACATATTCCTTCCACGAAGGCTTAGTTGCCTTTAGACCTCCAAGGCAACAGCAGCAAGCCATTATAGAAATTGCAGGACTTCCTGAAGGACGCATTGTTATTATGCGTAAAGAGGATATTATTGTAGGCTATGTGACCTATCTCTATCCTGATCCACTTGAACGATGGGCAGAGGATCGTATCGATAATATGATTGAACTTGGTGCTATCGAAGTGATTCCAGAATACCGTGGTACAGGGGCAGGAAAATCATTGCTAGCCGTTTCATTTATGGGAGATGAAATGGAGGATTACCTTGTGATTACGACTGAATATTATTGGCATTGGGATTTAAAGGGGACTGGTCTAAATGTTTGGGATTATCGTAAAATGATGGAGAAAATGATGAGTTCAGTAGGTTTTGAGTATTTTGCTACAGACGATCCTGAAATTACATCACACCCAGCAAACTGCTTAATGGCACGTGAAGGCAAACGTGTACCCACTGAAACAATGGAAAGATTTGATAAGCTACGTTTTCGCAATCGTTTCATGTATTAACATCAACACAAGGGGGATATGTATAGATGATCGTAGAAGAAATTATGAATGATGCACCTTACACATTAGCTCCAAGCAATACAGTGCTTGAAGCGCTCAAGCTAATGCGTGAAAAAAAGGTGCGTCATTTACCAGTAGTCGATGAGGAGCAACATGTTTTAGGGGTGATTACAGAACGTGATATTAAAGAAGTCCTCCCCTCCTCATTACAGGATGAGCCTAACTCTCCTGTTTTTCATGCAAAAGTAGAGGACATCATGGTAAAGGATCCACTGATTGCTCATCCACTTGATTTTGTTGAGGAGGTAGCACTTACATTTTATGAATCAAAAGTAGGCTGTCTTCCTATTGTTTCTGGGGGAAAATTAGTCGGAATCGTCACAACAACTGATTTGCTCTATACCTATATTGAGTTAACAGGTGCTACAGAGCCTGGCTCAAAAATCGATATTCGCGTATCCGATACGCCAGGAATTTTATTTGAAATTACTAAAATCTTTCATCAGCATCATGCCAATGTCCAAAGCGTCTTAGTTTATCCTGACTCTGAAAATACACAAAATAAAATTTTAAGTATCCGAGTAAAAACACTCAATCCTTTAGTCATGATTGAAGACCTTCGCAAAGAAGGCTTTGATGTATTGTGGCCTAATTTACCAGGTGTTTCATTATAATGAAAAAGGCTGTTTTTGTTTACTCGCCTGAACAACTCGGATATAAATTTTCAGATACACATCCATTCAATCATAAACGCTTGACGCTAACAATGGACTTATTAAAAAATATAGATGCACTCGATGATAGCGATATTGTACCTGCACGTGTAGCAACAGAAGAAGAGCTTTTACTGGCACATGATCCTAAGTATATTGATATTGTCAAAAAAGCAGGACATGGTGAATTATCAGAAGCTCAATGCGAAAGCTATGGCATCGGTACAGAAGATACACCCATTTTTGAAAATATGCATGAAGCCAGTGCACAGCTTGTTGGTGGGACATTAACAGCTGTAGATTATGTGATGGAAGGCAAGGCAAGACACGCCTTGAATCTGGGCGGAGGCTTGCATCATGGTTTTCGTGGTCGGGCATCGGGCTTTTGTATTTATAATGATAGTACGGTTGCCATTCGTTACTTACAGGAAAAATACAATGCCCGTGTACTCTATGTTGATACAGATGCACATCATGGAGATGGTGTGCAATGGAGCTTTTACGAAGACCCAAATGTTTGTACATTGTCCATCCATGAAACAGGTCGCTACCTTTTCCCTGGCACGGGCAACATCACTGAACGAGGCAATGGGCAAGGCTATGGAACTTCGTTTAATTTTCCAATGGATGCTTTTACAGAGGATGAAAGTTTCCTAGATATTTATAAGCAATCCATGCGTGAAATCTTTGAATTTTTCAAGCCAGATGTTGTATTAACTCAAAATGGTGCTGATGCTCATTACTTTGATCCATTAACACATCTACATGGCACAATGAATATTTATCGTGAAATTCCAAAGCTTGCACACCAATTAGCCCATGAGTATTGTGATGGTAAATGGATAGCTGTTGGTGGTGGGGGCTATGATATTTGGCGTGTAGTGCCTCGTGCCTGGGCAATGTTATGGTTAGAAATGACAGATCAAACACTACCAATCGGTCCACTGCCACAAGCATGGCTGGATCGTTGGCAGCCTGAAGCACCCGTTCCATTGATTCCAACGTGGGAAGACCCAAGTCCCTTATATGAGGCCATTCCACGAAAAGCTGAAATTGAGGAAAAAAATGCACAAATGTTAGCAAAAGCGCTACATATTATTCGCAATGAAAAACGAGATTAACCTTGAGCCTCACAATAGTTGTGGGGCTTTTTTCAGTGGATTCATAGCAACGTCTAGGCTCTATCCGTCACTTTTAAGTTTTTATCCATCAATTTGAGCTGTCTATCCACCACTTTCGCATTTCTATCCGTCTAGCAACAAAAAAACACGTAAATCTGCTATCATCAAATTTACGTGTTGCTATTTCATTATTTACTTTTAACAGATTGTCGATGTTCGATACGATGCGGTAAAATGACCGCCTCATCCTCTACAGGCTCCTTGCTCATTAATTTCGTAAGCAGGCGCATCGCAACAGCCCCAATATCATAGAGCGGTAGCGCAACACTTGTAAGCTGTGGGCGAACCATTCGTGCTAGCTTTGAATTTTCAAAGCTAATAATTTCAATATCACCTGGCACATCTTTCCCTGCATCCTGTGCTCCATGGATTAAACCAATTGCTAATTCATCACTACCTGCAAAGTAAGCTGTGGGCGGATTATCAAGCGCAGATAGTATCTCCCAAGCCTCTAAGCCCATATCATAGCTCGATTCCTCTGCGGCAATTAAGGCCTCATCAATTGGCAAGCCAGCATCCTCTAATGCCTTCTTATAGGCAGCCAGTTTAAATTTTCCGTTAATTGTATACGATAGTGGACCTGTCACAAAGCCGATACGTGTATGACCATTTTGGATAAGTAAAGAAATTGCTTCATAGGCTGCTTGGAAATAATCAATATTCACAGTAGCGATTGTTTGGGATTCATCTACAGAGCCCGCAAGTACAATTGGCACTGGCGAATGATCCATTGTTTGTTGCATTTTTTCTGTCACTTCATCACTCATCATAACAATACCATCTACCTGCTTCCCTAGCATTGTATCGAGTAGCTGTAACTCTTTATCTTCATGTTGATCCGAATTGGCTAAAATAATATTGTAACGGTACATTGTGGCAATATCCTCTACCCCACGAGCCAGCTCAGCATAAACATTATTTGCAATATCTGGGATAATCACGCCAACTGTTGTTGTTTTCTTACTTGCTAAACCTCGCGCTACTGCGTTTGGACGGTATTCTAATCGTTCAATTACTTCTAATACTTTTTTTCGTGTCGCTGGCTTAACGTTTTGATTGCCGTTCACTACACGAGAAACTGTTGCCATTGAAACATTTGCTTCTCTTGCAACATCATAAATTGTAACAGTCATCGTACGTGCCTCCCTTGTTCTTATTATAAAACTTCTCATCACTAATAAAGATTTGATGACGAACCATTAATAGCTTTATCATACGATAATTTTCATAGCATTTTCAAGAAGAACTACATAAAGCCAAGTACAAATAGTCCTATTCTAGCCATTAATTTGTCACGATACAGCAAACACCGCCTGCCAAAGTAAGCAAGCGGTGTGTACTGTTAATCATTACGCATGAATTTCATGATTTTTCATGAATTTTTGTAGCGTATCATAGAATGCGTCAAATGTTGGAATATCCATTTGTTGTTGTGAGTCAGAAAGCGCTACAGATGGGTCTGGATGCACTTCTGCCATAACACCATCAGCACCAATCGCAATCGCTGCTTTCGCACATGGTAATAGTAAATCACGACGACCTGTTGAATGCGTTACATCTACCATAACAGGTAAATGTGTTTCTTGTTTTAAAATTGGTACAGCCGAAATATCTAATGTATTACGTGTTGCTTTTTCATACGTACGAATACCACGCTCACAAAGAATAATATTTTCATTGCCTTTAGACATAATGTATTCTGCTGCATGAATAAATTCATCAATTGTTGCAGCTAAGCCTCGTTTTAATAATACAGGCTTATTTGTAGCTCCTGCTGCTTTTAGTAGTTCAAAGTTTTGCATATTACGTGCACCGATTTGGATAACATCGATATAATCTAATGCTTCCTCTAAATGGCTTGGTGTTACGATTTCTGTAATAACGGCTAAACCATATTCCTCTGATACACGTTTTAAAATTTTAAGGCCATCTAATCCTAAGCCTTGGAAGTCATATGGAGAAGTACGTGGTTTATATGCACCACCACGAATTAATTTTTCACCTTTTGCTTGAATAGAAGCGGCAACTGCTGCTACTTGCTCGTAAGATTCAACCGCACAAGGACCAAACACAAATGATGGTTTACCTTGTCCAATTAATTCACCATTAATATTAATAACAGTATCTTCAGACTTTTTCTTACGCGATACAAGCAATTCCTTCTTCTTATCTGCTTCAAGCTGTTTTAAAGCTGTTTTAAAGATTTGCTTAAATATATAATCAACCGTCATTTGGTTTAATGGCCCTTGATTGTGTTCCTTAATAAGATCAAGCATGTGTCTTTCACGTAATGGATCATAGCGATTTACACCTTGCTTTTCTTTAATTTTACCAATTTCATCAACCACAGCTGCACGTTCGTTAATTAGACGAAGAATTTCTAAATTTAAACCGTCTATTTGACTACGTAGACTTTCTAAATCTTTCTGGCTCATGCTTTGTTGCTCCTCTCCTTATGACAGACACTTTCAGAACTCTGAAATGTATGTTACATTTTTAGATATTAGCAATATTATAATCAATGTTGTGCAGAATGTCACGCATTTTTAATTTAGCGCTTCAACTCGCTAAATTGTTTTCAGGTATGACAAGAAAGGAAGCGATTACATTGAGTTCTAAATTATTCGCACTTGATATTGGTACACGCTCAGTAGTCGGGATTATTCTTCAAGAAGAAAACGACCATTTTCATGTAGAAGATATTTTAGTGAAAGAGCATAAAGAACGTGCCATGGTAGATGGGCAAATACATAATGTCATGTATGTGGCAGAACTAATTAACGAAATAAAACAAGAGCTTACAGAAAAGCATGGCCCTTTAACAAAAGTAAGTGTTGCGGCAGCGGGGCGCTCTTTAAAAACAGAACAAGCAAGCGTGACCATTAATATACGAAATCGCCCAATTTTTACAGAGGAAGATATTAGTCGCTTAGAGCTTCAAGCTGTTCAGCAAGCTCAGCAACAGCTCTTACAACAAAAAGAGGATGCGAAAATTAGTCATTATTACTGTGTGGGCTATTCGGTACTCTATTATCGCTTAGATGGCGAGGAAATTGGTAGCCTGCTTGATCAGCAAGGCGATGAGGCACAAATTGAAGTGATCGCTACCTTCCTACCACGCGTTGTTGTAGAATCGTTGATTGCTGCGCTCAAGCGTGCTGATTTAGAGATGGAAGCCCTAACATTAGAGCCTATTGCAGCGATTAACGTGCTCATTCCACCTACGATGCGTCGCTTAAATGTGGCGTTGGTCGATATAGGTGCTGGTACATCCGATATTGCCATTACCGATAAAAGCACTGTTGTTGCCTATGGAATGGTACCAACAGCAGGCGATGAAATTACAGAAGCATTGAGTGACCATTATTTACTAGATTTTCCCATCGCAGAGAATGCCAAGCGTCAGCTTCAAACAGAAGAAAACATATTGATTCAAGATATTTTAGGCTTTGATCAGTATTTCCCAAAGGATGAAGTTTTATTAGCTATTGAACCAGCCGTTAAGCAGCTCGCAAAATCCATTGGAGAGGAAATTTTACGTTTAAATAATCAAACAGCGCCTAAAGCGGTGATGCTTGTTGGTGGTGGTAGTTTAACGCCAAACCTGCCAGCAGAGCTTGGATATATTCTTGATTTACCAGCAAATCGTATAGCCGTTCGAGGTATTGATGCTATTCAAAACCTTACAAGGGAAGAGCATATACAGGCATCCCCAGAATTAGTGACGCCAATAGGAATTGCGATTGCGGCTAAAAAAATGCCGATTCAGTATATGAGCCTTACTGTTAATAATCAAGTTGTACGTCTTTTTGAATTAAAGGAAATGACTGTGGCA is part of the Lysinibacillus sp. FSL K6-0232 genome and harbors:
- the argJ gene encoding bifunctional glutamate N-acetyltransferase/amino-acid acetyltransferase ArgJ; this translates as MTMTTSTNSMKKLSSKNIVSPKGFKAAGLHCGLKHKKKDLALLVSDVPASVAGVFTTNAVQAAPLKVTKEVVYTTQKMQAMIVNSGNANACTGKQGLQDAQAMQQLTAEKLGIAANLVGVCSTGVIGEIMKMEPVTAGIQKLEPKDSLESAIDFAQAILTTDTVMKNTSYSTTVDGKEVIIAGVAKGSGMIEPNMATMLGFITTDANIETDVLQKTLVDITNLTFNAITVDGDTSTNDTVVVLANGLAGNATLTPEHPDWHHFYYTLKTVAEDLAKMIAKDGEGATKLIEVEVEGAVSDEEARKIAKSVVGSPLVKTAVFGCDANWGRIIAAVGYSGATVDPDKITIQIGGATMVENGEPVPFSEDELIQILKMHEVKIYVSLGIGEGKGHAWGCDLTYDYVQINASYRS
- the argC gene encoding N-acetyl-gamma-glutamyl-phosphate reductase, which encodes MKVGIVGATGYGGLELIRFLHNHSAVEQIELFTSSEEGVVFSSKFGHLVQIADTPLQKIDYDILTQYDVVFTSTPSGVTSELLPPLVGKGPKLIDLSGDFRLKDPTSYETWYGKKAAPLTSIQQSVYGLTEWNTASIQQATLIANPGCYPTAVLLALLPLLKEQLIDPNFLVIDAKSGISGAGNKPSQATHFSETNENFSIYKMNTHQHIPEIEQAISMFADVDTTITFNTHLVPMTRGILATTYAPVLPGITEEQLVACLQTAYEKHPFVRVVTDSNSLATNRVKGSNYCDILVKVDSRTNRATIVSVIDNLVKGAAGQAIQNMNVQFDLPQTTGLDVVPFFI
- the acsA gene encoding acetate--CoA ligase; the encoded protein is MGMKMKEKLAALPGQHHLTNYEEVAQTHNWADTEKAFSWFETGLVNMAYEAIDRHTETYRKNKIALYFNDGQRKEAYSFNDMKKQTNKAANVFKATTNLQKGDRLFIFMPRSPELYFSLLGALKMGVIVGPLFEAFMEGAVYDRLADSEAKAIVTTPELLERVPLAKLPKLERVFLVGEGIEETEQILDFKKHLNKASSQFDIEWVDREDGMILHYTSGSTGAPKGVLHVHNAMIQQYQSTQWVLDLRDDDIYWCTADPGWVTGTAYGIFGPWLNGVTMLIVGGRFSPQAWYQAIEDYSVTVWYSAPTAFRMLMGAGSGLLESYDLSSLRHVLSVGEPLNPEVIRWGVEELGHRIHDTWWMTETGAHMICNYPSMDIKPGSMGKPLPGIYATIVDDTGEEVPPFTMGNLAIRRGWPAMMRQIWGNPERYESYFLKGEWYVSGDSAYMDEDGYFWFQGRVDDVIMTAGERVGPFEVESKLLEHPDVIEAGVIGKPDPVRGEIIKAFVALREGVEPSEALIEDIRDFVKKGLSAHAAPREIEFKDKLPKTRSGKIMRRVLKAWELNLPTGDLSTMED
- a CDS encoding GNAT family N-acetyltransferase encodes the protein MEHKKTFFSVTKETKHGTVYVEGPVPPEKLATYSFHEGLVAFRPPRQQQQAIIEIAGLPEGRIVIMRKEDIIVGYVTYLYPDPLERWAEDRIDNMIELGAIEVIPEYRGTGAGKSLLAVSFMGDEMEDYLVITTEYYWHWDLKGTGLNVWDYRKMMEKMMSSVGFEYFATDDPEITSHPANCLMAREGKRVPTETMERFDKLRFRNRFMY
- a CDS encoding acetoin utilization AcuB family protein, which produces MIVEEIMNDAPYTLAPSNTVLEALKLMREKKVRHLPVVDEEQHVLGVITERDIKEVLPSSLQDEPNSPVFHAKVEDIMVKDPLIAHPLDFVEEVALTFYESKVGCLPIVSGGKLVGIVTTTDLLYTYIELTGATEPGSKIDIRVSDTPGILFEITKIFHQHHANVQSVLVYPDSENTQNKILSIRVKTLNPLVMIEDLRKEGFDVLWPNLPGVSL
- a CDS encoding acetoin utilization protein AcuC, which encodes MKKAVFVYSPEQLGYKFSDTHPFNHKRLTLTMDLLKNIDALDDSDIVPARVATEEELLLAHDPKYIDIVKKAGHGELSEAQCESYGIGTEDTPIFENMHEASAQLVGGTLTAVDYVMEGKARHALNLGGGLHHGFRGRASGFCIYNDSTVAIRYLQEKYNARVLYVDTDAHHGDGVQWSFYEDPNVCTLSIHETGRYLFPGTGNITERGNGQGYGTSFNFPMDAFTEDESFLDIYKQSMREIFEFFKPDVVLTQNGADAHYFDPLTHLHGTMNIYREIPKLAHQLAHEYCDGKWIAVGGGGYDIWRVVPRAWAMLWLEMTDQTLPIGPLPQAWLDRWQPEAPVPLIPTWEDPSPLYEAIPRKAEIEEKNAQMLAKALHIIRNEKRD
- the ccpA gene encoding catabolite control protein A; this encodes MTVTIYDVAREANVSMATVSRVVNGNQNVKPATRKKVLEVIERLEYRPNAVARGLASKKTTTVGVIIPDIANNVYAELARGVEDIATMYRYNIILANSDQHEDKELQLLDTMLGKQVDGIVMMSDEVTEKMQQTMDHSPVPIVLAGSVDESQTIATVNIDYFQAAYEAISLLIQNGHTRIGFVTGPLSYTINGKFKLAAYKKALEDAGLPIDEALIAAEESSYDMGLEAWEILSALDNPPTAYFAGSDELAIGLIHGAQDAGKDVPGDIEIISFENSKLARMVRPQLTSVALPLYDIGAVAMRLLTKLMSKEPVEDEAVILPHRIEHRQSVKSK
- a CDS encoding bifunctional 3-deoxy-7-phosphoheptulonate synthase/chorismate mutase; its protein translation is MSQKDLESLRSQIDGLNLEILRLINERAAVVDEIGKIKEKQGVNRYDPLRERHMLDLIKEHNQGPLNQMTVDYIFKQIFKTALKQLEADKKKELLVSRKKKSEDTVININGELIGQGKPSFVFGPCAVESYEQVAAVAASIQAKGEKLIRGGAYKPRTSPYDFQGLGLDGLKILKRVSEEYGLAVITEIVTPSHLEEALDYIDVIQIGARNMQNFELLKAAGATNKPVLLKRGLAATIDEFIHAAEYIMSKGNENIILCERGIRTYEKATRNTLDISAVPILKQETHLPVMVDVTHSTGRRDLLLPCAKAAIAIGADGVMAEVHPDPSVALSDSQQQMDIPTFDAFYDTLQKFMKNHEIHA
- a CDS encoding cell division FtsA domain-containing protein → MSSKLFALDIGTRSVVGIILQEENDHFHVEDILVKEHKERAMVDGQIHNVMYVAELINEIKQELTEKHGPLTKVSVAAAGRSLKTEQASVTINIRNRPIFTEEDISRLELQAVQQAQQQLLQQKEDAKISHYYCVGYSVLYYRLDGEEIGSLLDQQGDEAQIEVIATFLPRVVVESLIAALKRADLEMEALTLEPIAAINVLIPPTMRRLNVALVDIGAGTSDIAITDKSTVVAYGMVPTAGDEITEALSDHYLLDFPIAENAKRQLQTEENILIQDILGFDQYFPKDEVLLAIEPAVKQLAKSIGEEILRLNNQTAPKAVMLVGGGSLTPNLPAELGYILDLPANRIAVRGIDAIQNLTREEHIQASPELVTPIGIAIAAKKMPIQYMSLTVNNQVVRLFELKEMTVADAFLAANIRAKQLYGKPGHGLSVHVNGQDIFIPGGHGQPAEILVNGQPATTKTLIKTGDAIQLIEGQDGQPATASVRDIVDPAAIKTVTIQNTKYVIEPKILVNHTPASLDTVLNDRDIVTFDIAETIEDIFKITNNWHLLKQFESYTIQVNGQPLYLPEFSSQLMINDKAAKLSYTVQDGDIISFQQQALPTVQRIADQMNLLVEDKITVHFQNEVLELTKIVNEALVNEQVVSPLSTVPNGAAVIFREKDRSRWIYQDVFRFSNWQLPTSFKGNFTILRNGQPASFDMEIFGGDKLEILLEQSPIT